GGTTTATTGTGAGGGGTGTGCACTGCGCCATTAACCCGCCGTGTTAGGAATACGAAACGACAGTATTGTATGACTTTGCTTTTGGGTTGTGGCTCTTGGCCtgtgggggttttttttttttttttttttttttgggttaaattgtaaattatgtCTCTAAAGTTtaaatgtgtttggattttatttcttaaaatttcagGATTTGGACTTTATCTTCTAAAGTTTagaggtgtttggattttacaacTAGAAGTTTCAGGATTTGGATTTTTACTTCTAAagttctattttgttttcatccGCAACCATTTTTGCCCATATTTTCTGTTAAGGCTATGTTTGgcaacatgtaaaatattttttgagggtaaaatattttcaggtgaaaatatttttgggaaaggaaaatattttcaagtgtttggttacATTCTGAAAATtgctttgaaaaatattttcaggtgtttgGTTACATTCTAAAAATGCTTATTTTCTACTACTTTCCAACATTTTCttagcttccaaacaaattttaaatatagaatttcaatataaaaacttaatgaaacaagactcaaaacaaaaccattcatTAAATACCATCATCATAAGGCAAATTGAGAGAGGAAGgtagaaagagtgagagattgaaggaaagggaaaggtagatcgagaaagagatagagattGGTCATGGGTGGGTTGATCTAGAGGCGATGACAATGAGATCTAGAGGAAAAAATGACAAGATCAGTCATGGATGGGTTGATTTATAGGCAACGACAATGAGAtcgagaggaaaaaaaaacgaGATCAATCATGGATGGTGGTAACGAGATCTTGAGGAGACGATATGACCCAAATCATAGGGCTTGCATGCACGATAGCAGAGCTATGCATTGAGGACAACGATCTGGGCTTCACTGGTGGCCAATCTCTCTGTCCTTCGGCTTAAGCTTGGCGTGACTCATGAGTGATGAGAGTGAGAATGAGCAGAACAAATTTTTTTCGAAGGATTGTAAATGGTTTGAAGGGAGTATTAgtgtttaaatattttataggtGTGGGTGGGTTATTTTATGGTCAAATgcattaattttcaatttgaccTTATTTTcctaagtgtatgtgtgtgtgtgtatatatatatataaaattcatcaTCTAGCAAATGGAAAATTTACAGCtcatgattaaaaaaacatgtaacTAAAGATGTATTGAATATAATGCAATAATATCATATttattgagagaaagagaggtaaTTACAGATAAATATTAATGCGAATAGgtctttatttgttattttttacaataacaCCAAGAGGTACATTCtcgaagaaagaaaaaaaaaaaaaaaaacaccaagatGTAGCAGTTGAGTTACAAGAATCTTGGCAGACCTCTTTTTATTATAGATCACATGTACATTATTATAGGATCTCATCAATTATAACGAAACTAATGAAGGCTAGCCTCCCCACTTTGCTAGGGACATCTGCAATTGGAGATCGACGTTTGCTCGTATTGTATTCAGTTTCACAATCTGCATTTATTAAAGCTGCATCCATAGCTAAATTTGTCGCTTTTGTATAATTCTTTGAAATCGTAGCCAAGTATGCACCACTCAATTTCCCTAGTGCATCAGTAAAATGGGTTTGGCAAGTCTGAAGTAGAGCCTTATCCTGTGGGTCTTCGAGtatttcaagaatttttgggATTCGATTAACAATGGTAGTTTCTAATAGATTCAtgtttgaagaaaaagaaatgatgaGAAGAACATTTAGATCAGCTGTAGAAGTACGATTGTCTGCAGCAAAAGTTGATGAACACAACTCATAGTCCGTGGATTTGTGGCAAATGCTATCAAGATAGGTATCGTTTACTGCATTAGAAACTTGGTAGAAAAGCGAGGTGACTAGTAAGGGGATTACCAAGATTGATAGGCAGCTAATTGGAGataccattttctttttcctttttccaagTTCTTTGTCAAGAATGATATTATTGATTCATGTATCTTTTGATTTCCTATTTATACTATCTTAACTTGGCATGAGATAGCTATttttcactaaatttttttggaaaacaactttatttcATGCCAACTCATTTTCCAATATTTGAGTAGCAATCATAAAATGAGTTGCAAAATTATCGTTTGTCTTCTTTTATTAGCTTGGCGGAGGTCGAATTActtttcaaaagaaaacaactctatctatatttgaattactttttttagtttgatgagagatagagtttttttttttttttaatttttaaattttttttttttatctagttgttttctaaaattacaaaacaactctatctcaagTCAAGAGAAATAAGAGAAGTAAAAACTATAAATAGACCAGTACTTTACGGGCATTTAATTAGTAAATACTAGTGAATACACATCAATATCCTATGTCcataaaatacacaaaaatgtgtgagggaaaataaatttgatgagTGGCTATCTATATAATAATTAGAAAGGAtagatttctaattttttatctttaatcaCAAACTCACGATGTAGAAGTAAAACAATAAGCCATAAGCTACCACTGTGTACCCCAAAGACTTGGAAAGATGCTTagccaataaaaagaaaagaaaaaagaaaatcatctatataaatatatatatatatatatatatataaaaccgaagcctctggagctctcacaattttccatgtcagcattatttaaaaaacaaaaaacaaaaacaaaaacaaaatttcggattttttttaaagaaaacaacCCGACTATTCTATATCTCTCCCGACTCCCCTCCTAATGTAGAAGAACTTCTTCTCTCTTTAAATTGCTAACCTTCTCCCAAATCCATAACCTCACGCACGCAGTCTCTTCCATTTATAAATCCTAATGCTAATGCAGAAAGAGACCTAATGCAGAAGCACTCCCTCTCTCACTCTAAATCTCTAAGCTCTATGGGATACGGCGTTCCTGCTAGCTGCTACAACGTTTTCAAACATATTGATTGGACTGGCTCAATATATTCTAAGAATGGTCAGGATCGATAGCCCTTATGGACTGGCTCAAATTCCCTAATGCCTACATCTTCAAGATGAACATCCCAGGTAACACCTGACTCTCTAATTTCATTTGGGTATTAAGCAAAATTgaatcattttttgtttttgatttataGTTAGTTGTGACTAAATTACACCTTTACGTTCAGTAATTTTTAATAGAGAATAGATGATTGGCTTGCTGAAAACTTTAAGACAGATGAAGGAGCGAGTCGATAATGCAATCATGTAAGCCTTTATTGAAAAAATCAgttctaaatcttttttttttttcctttcatttataTGCTTATTTTTGTATGTTCTCAAACTTATATCTGATAGTTTGGCATGGATAAAGATCACAACAAGGTGTTAGCAAAAGAGCCGTTCCTTTGCAAGAATGGCTTCATTATGAGCGCAGCTGATTCCTTGGATATTTGACGACTTTTTAGTGAagttattgaaaattttcaaacctaAACAGGTAATTATTTTAATTCactatatttatttctttattaaaataggTTGACCATGATTCTTAGTTTGTGGCTTTAGTTGTGATGGAGATTTGGTTTAAAGCAATATTAAAGgttgttttaatattttcttatggCCATAATATAGAGCGAGATTGTATTATAATTTATGAAATGACCATGACTTCGACACTATAATCAAAAAGCAGATACCTCTTTATACTTATACATTAATTGTTGGCCATTGTAAAAAATTGAATCCTACGCATTTGCTTTATGTTAATATTTTCCTCTAAGAATGGTATTGTGTTTTGTTATTGGTTGAAACGTTGTCttcaatattaatatataccCTTTTAACTATTATATTTTGTTGGCAGGTTTATTACATGTGTTCTAATTTGTATAAGATTGTATTACCATGCTTGGAATGGCTAGACTTTGGTGGTAAAATCAAAGTATATCggtaattaaaattaaaatcaaacatGTGGCATTTAATGTGTTATGGCATATTTGCACTTCACAATTTATTCTTCTTATTGTTTCATCATTGactattgtaataaaaatattttatgtattagttgaaatttattttgagtttgaaTGAGATTTCTACACCGTATAAATTTacagttttatatataactaattcttagtcaattatattttttggctttttatgtGCAATAGTGTATGGGCACAAAATTTTTCCCATGACACAACCAAGTTTATTGGGTTCTACCAATAGCAATTTTGGAGAAAACCCataggtttattttatttctaagaaagatgaaagagaagaaGTTGAGAAGAAGTTACCAAATGAATATGAACCACTATTCCATATCCAAATGATTATGAGCCTTCAATATGCACATTTTCAGTCAATAGacgcatttttttttcaataggcacatttttattcaatatgcACATTTTTGTTCAATAGGCATATTTTCATTTATCAGGCAACTTTTCAGTCAATAGGTATGTGGGGATCGGCCCAAAATAACAGGTTGGGCCTTGGACCCGTCCGAGGACCGCAGCCCATTCGAGGAGTCAACATGACTCAAGCAATCCATGTTCAAGCGTCACAAGAAACAAAGACGACATTTCCGAGGAGGAATTTCTCCTTGGATATTGAAAATTCGGAGCAAATGTACATCCCAGCCACTGAGACCCCTATCTTGGATACATGAATAGGAGGGaaatatgaaatatctaagCCAAAGCTGCCACCgccacattgaatgcactatagctactctcctggccgcattaatgtggagaaggctcctgaacagtgctaccttggctactgcaactcacaaggaactgagaggggtgtctgatgggacaagtgctCAAGTAAAGGTTTAGATGATCGACAAGTGTAAAGCTAGGATGATAAAAAGAGGCCTATATAATGTGTAGAAGTCCCCGTAAGAGAGGgcatgaaagaaaagaaagaaaaaagattatgGTGTAAAAGTAATCCTGCTGCATTTGCTTATATCCAAAAATCAGGTTGTATCCCAATCATTTTGGGTGATTTTGGAAGATAATGACTTTTGTTCTTGTTCATATATTCCCTCAACCCATGCAGTATTCCGTTGAACTTATTTAAACCTAGTTCTTAGatccatactctacaaaaactCACTGTGTTGGACTTTTTGGACCAGAACTTGAACAACGAGAACTGGGTAACCAAATTGTTCCCCTACAAGgtatattttcattcaataaacACCTTTAATATATATCCAATATAAAGAACTATAACatttcaatagacacatttcGAAATATCTAATATGAAGggttatgacttttttttttccccctgaaATCATTTGATAGTTATTCTTGTGCATCGCACAGATTAGCTACTAGTTAGTTAAATAAACAATTCTTTTTGAATAACACATCCACAGGAGGTGCTAGCAATGCTCATTGAGCTTTCTAAATAACACATCATATTAATTGCTTATTTAcgtgtttattttaaattcttaatCAAACATGCAAAATGATATGTGCTTGGTTTAAACAAAATTGATAGATAATAAAATTGTGCCTCATATCCAAATATGAGCAGCAAAGGATGGGTCTTAAATCATTAATCACAAATTTAGTTTAAGGTCTTATGACAATGGCAGTAAAACACAATAAACCATAAAGCTGTCACTCCCAATAATCTATTTTCTCATACAgtcccacacaaaaaaaaggtaAGGTAGACACTAGTATAGAAACTTGAACCACTACGAGGAGCAACACGACCAAGTCGTGGTGTCCTAGTATAGAAACTTGAACCACTACGAGGAGCAACACAACCAACTTTGCTGTTAGATCCACCTCGACATTATTTGTTGCCATGTATTGTAGTGAGAGTAGTACTGCTCCCTTTGGATACGtactcatcatcatcatcacatgCAAATTAGACTTTGTTCTTGATGTTAGAAGTAGGTTTCTCTTCCGAGGAGGACTTATCGAAGAATAAAAGCTTTGCTAATTTGTCCATCTTTTCAAACATTTGCTTGAATATTGTAGGGACTATCACTACAACAAACTTTAGTTATTTCAACTCTCTTTTATCGAAGGTTTACTAAAATCTGTCGATACAATCTATAAATACAAGGGCGGCAGGCTATATTATTCAGCTTTATTTCAAAAGTTATTTGGTccctcaaaataataaaatcacccttgaaataaatgtgaaaaaaaaaaaaaaaaaaaactcggcAGTTTCTTCAGCCCATAACCCttgataaaaaattacaaaattttcacccCTTGAAAAAAGCccacaacaaaattttcatcccttgaaaaaacccacaacaaaatttaaaagccCAGAACGTAACCCACAAACACATAGAGCTCTTATCACTCTCTCGTTGAAAGCATGAAACTGAGAAAGCATAGAAATCTCACAGAGCTCATGGAAATCTCATAGAGCTCGACGATCATAGAGATCTCATAGAGCTCGACGATCATCGATTAGGTATGTAATCGCATAGCTCCGATTAGGCACGAGTTGATATCGGTTTTGTGACTCTTCATCGTCGTGTTTCTCAGCTCCGATTAGGTATGAATCACAAACCCtaatttcttctttgatttttttggtttacccACACTTTTTCATCAATTTCCCCATTATTTTCGTTTCACATTTCTCAGAAAATTGAGCTCATCATCGATTTCCCTATTTTGATTTCTAATTGATCATTCGCTTTAGAATCTCACTGTAACGTAATCGTTTTCCTCAGGTTGTAGCACAGAAAGCGAAGGAAGTTGAAATCACTGTGCAGGACTCGCTTCTTCTGgtaatcatcatcaaatttccaatttttctgtCTTTCAACTTCATTTTCGGACAATCGCATTTGAATTTCTATAGCAGAAATTTACATCTGAGCATATTTTCCTTGTTAATGTGAtcagattcaattttcttttagaaaatcCATAGAATTATTTTTCGTTACTTCTGTTTCAAGTACTCCATGtaaaatttggttcaaacaaATGGAAATTatttctcatttaattttttgctaGATCTTATAGATTTAAGATCGAGAAATTTAATGGTTGTGTTATgctaattgaaatttgaaacagACGAGGAATCTGCTCCGAATTGCTATATTCAATATTAGTTACATTAGAGGCCTGTATATCAGAGAAATTTAGTAAGCTTCTTGTATTTTTCAGTTGTCATATCTATGACCAGCTTTGGGTTGTGGAAATTGAGTGGGAGATTACTGATAGTGGAGGTTAGTGGTAAGGGGATGAAACTAGGGGGTTTATTTGTTTTGGTTGGGTTCATCCACAACGTGAATTGGGTTTATTTGTCTTTCAAAGTGAattattggtttggttttataaaattttgagtgTGATTTGACTGTAATGGGTTTagttctttttaaattaaatgcataCCTAGTGAGAACCCAATTCTCTGAGCTATTGTTGCAATTAGAGTGATGCTGTCTTCTAAAGTGATGTGTAAAGATTGTATAAATACTGCTAACTGCTGCCCAAAATGCAACTCACTTATAATAATTTCTTGaacaaaatggattttttttaatcttcatgGGGCATCCTAGTATCCTacccttctttcttttattgttttttagttttgttgatTAAAGGATTAGAGTAGCCTAtagtttgttgtttttttatggGTTCTTAGCACACTACCTGTGTACAGTCAGCTCTTCCTCCTGAGCAGCTAGCTTGGTGTGGGTTAGACAGTGTGTTACTTTTAATCTAATACTTGTTTGGAGATTCCATGAATCTAGAGCGCTCATGTGCTTTGATAAAGGGGCAAGAGATCAAGATGAGATACaatatagtatttttaatttcttatccTTGATGGTATCTTTACAATTATAACTAACTTATGTTGTGTGAATAATATTTTACAGTGTGAGTTCACAAATAGAAACTTCAATTCCTCGGAAACATGGACTTGCTATTGCTGGTTATGAGTTGGTATGGTTATTAAGTTATAGGAAATTATTATCTCTTATTTCAAGGCCTTTATCTCCACATTTCATTTTAGCAATTTGATTGAGAATCTTTCTGTGGGTGTTTAATCAATATATGGGTGTTTTATCGATATGTTTTAGGCTTTCTTGAAGCATGTTGATTTTGATGTTGTTCGCTGTGCTGTGATTGCTAGTCCTGGTTTCACAAAGGTTTGGTGTAGGTCTTATAATCTTTCCTTTTAAGTATAAATGACATATGTTTGGAGTATATAGGTTTACATTTTTTCCCCCTGATTGGTGCCTCCAAATATGACTCAGGATCAATTTCATCATCACTTATTGTTGGAGGTAGAAAGAAGACAGCTGAGACCTATTATCGAGAACAAGTCACGGATAGTTCTTGTGCGTACAACATCAGGATACAAGTATGGTTGCTATCTTTTTTGCTTCTAGTGCTAAAGTTTTTAGAATAGTAAAGGAGATAGTCTGTGATAGTAACTAACAGTGAGATAGAATGGTTCTAAAGATAGTAGGTATGAAGATCAACTCAAGCTAGTCACTGTTTTAGTACTATTGGATAAATTTGGAATGACTTGTTGAGCTGTTTATGTGGATAGAATAGATAGGTACTAGTTTGCTTTTGCAATCCTTATCTTGAAAAATCTTTGAAAATATCCTTAGTCCCAAATTCATATTCCATCATCTAAGATAACAGAATAGTCTCTGATCAAATAACTTGAGCTGACTTATATGTGTGTCGTTTCATTATAATTTGTTTAGAACATTCTTTCAGTTATGAATACACTCatttcttgtttgatttttcttttagttaTGGTCCTTATGGACCAGAAGTATGTATTCCTTTTATTTCCATATTACATTACATTATAGGACCATGGCATTGGAACTGCACTTAGTTTTGAGATCAAGCTTTTTTCTCTTGGTCTTGGGTGGAtgatcaatttatttatatttgtccTGATGCTTTTATTTGTTCATATTAATTCATATGTGTTAGGTATAAGTAATATAATAAGAGCatccataataaaaattattttactaagaTGAGCAGTTCAATGTCATGAAAATCCAGcagaataattgtatttttacaGTCTCTATAGTCAACTGAAACTTTTTCCCCTCACTAGTGCAGATGGTTTTAATATGTGTGACTTGTTGTGATTGGTTTACCATTTTTGCAAGCtctgaaacaaaaaaaaaaaaaaaaaagtctggtGCTGATGTATATCtgatttatttgttgaaagttCAATGTTGTGATATTCTGTTCCTTTAGTCTGATCGtgaaatttccatttttgttttttttcaggTGGCTTTGCTGTTAATTTGGGTTGCTAATATAAGGAAACATGTGAATAGTTTAGAATTTGAGAAGGGACATGTATATAAAGCTGTGCATGTAACcgatttttatttcctttcatTACCTTTGGCCTTATATAGGATGTATTAGGATTTGTTCTGTTCACATACTACCATGTCAGATTGTGCAAAGAACCttgtttttacaatttaaaactCTTGCCCCTGTTGACTATTGAATTAGATCATATAAATATTGATCGGGTTAATCTGACTTTTGGTATCATGTAAATTCATACCATTATGAATTTTTGtgtatgtattatatatatatatatatatatatattttttttttttggtgcatgattgtggtttttttttttttatttatttatttatttattttattttatatttttataaataaaataaaatcttattttgagaGTCAAGAGACCCCTTAAATAACCTTATTTATCAAGGGttgtaaatataaattttttaaacctTGGTAAAAGGTTATTTAAGGGTCTCTTGACCCTCAAAATAAGATTAGAGCACTTGTTTTAAGGGCCACAAAGGCCGTTAAAATTTCCTTTTCGATGGTATATGTTTCGAAGGTTATCAAGGATCAATTGaactcttaaaataaatttttcctaggttttttaatacttttttttaaggattttgACCCTTGAAAAAAGTCAAATTTGTTGAAGTGCATGTATCTTTTGATTTCCTATTTATACTATCTTAAGTTGGCATGAGACAGCTATttttcactaaatttttttgaaatacaactTTATTTCATGCCAATTCATTTTCCAATATTTGATTAGCAATCATAAAATGAGTTGCAAAATTAtcgtttgatttcttttatttagctTGGCGGAGGTTGAATTActtttcaaaagaaaacaacCCTATCcatatttgaattactttttttagtTTGACGAGAcatagaggtttttttttttttttttttaaatttatttttatctagttgttttctaaaattacaaaacaactctatctcaagTCAAGAGAAATAAGAGAAGTGAAAACTATAAATAGACCAGTACTTTACGGGCATTTAATTAGTAAATACTAGTGAATACACATCAATATCCTATGTCcataaaatacacaaaaatgtgtgagggaaaataaatttgatgagTGGCTATCTATATAATAATTAGAAAGGATGgtgatgaggataaaatgtgGACAGAAGCGATGGTAGAAATTTTGGACATGGGTGACGGATGGTTTTTGCCGTCGGCATTCTTGAATGGCTGACGGTGAAATAGGGTGAAGAAGCTCCACATGTAGAGTAACGTGACGCTGGACGTCCTGAAGCTGAGGGTGCCTAGTCTGACGGAACAACAAATACTGACGGTGTCAGCCATGAGATGCGTGATCGCCACGTTTGCGTGTGTAAGTAAACAACTTGCTCCCCACGCCTCACGAAATCTAAggattcctatatggaaagaatcctgcaaaatacgcccaagaggactcctataaggaaaagacttttactccaaggaaaaggggGAGAAccttactactataaaaaccatactccctcacaaaccaaggtacgcataatttaccctctctagcactctagagcagtgagaatagttctaacttaaccttcggagggtatttggccggtaccacaccggtactctccgCTAGGTtcttccttttcgttgtgcaggtacCATTGGCGgcgtacgaggaacgtgtgactcactggtggtattattttcggcatcatcagatggatttctaattttctatctTTAATCACAAACTCACGATGTAGAAGTAAAACAATAAGCCATAAGCCACCATTGGGTGCCCCAAAGACTTGGAAAGATGCTTagccaataaaaagaaaagaaaaaagaaagtcatTAGTTAAATAAACAATTCTTTTTGAATAACACATCCACAGGAGGTGCTAGCAATGCTCATTGGGCTTTCTAAATAACTCATCATATTAATTGCTTATTTAcgtgtttattttaaattcttaatCAAACATGCAAAATGCTATGTGCTTGGTTTAAACAAAATTGATAGATAATAAAATTGTGCCTCATATCCAAATCTGAGCAACAAAGGATGGGTCTCAAATCATTAATCATAAATTTAGTTTAAGTCTTATGACAATGGTAGTAAAACACAATAAACCATAAAGCTGTCACTCCCAATAATCTATTTTCTCATACAGTCCCACACAGAAAAAAGGTGAGGTAGACACTAGTGATAGAAAAAATATCAATATcctgctggtggtggtggtgattgtaaaaaacaaaaacaaaatatgcacAGACCATGCCTTTGAAAGTGTAATAATAACTTGAGCAACTCATGGTAAAGCAACTTATATATGTCAATTAGAGACGGTAATTGTCCCATTAACTGGTTTAGTGGTGGCGGCGATGATTGCTGCAAACCTCCTAGAAAACCATGCCATATCGGATTGGGGAATGCCCTTGAGATTGATCTATATCCAAGTCGTGGTGTCCTAGTATAGAAACTTGAACTACTACGGGGAGCAACAGGACCAACTTTGCTGTTAGATCCACCCCGACATTGTTTGTTGCCATGTATTGTAG
This DNA window, taken from Quercus robur chromosome 2, dhQueRobu3.1, whole genome shotgun sequence, encodes the following:
- the LOC126694441 gene encoding uncharacterized protein LOC126694441, with amino-acid sequence MVSPISCLSILVIPLLVTSLFYQVSNAVNDTYLDSICHKSTDYELCSSTFAADNRTSTADLNVLLIISFSSNMNLLETTIVNRIPKILEILEDPQDKALLQTCQTHFTDALGKLSGAYLATISKNYTKATNLAMDAALINADCETEYNTSKRRSPIADVPSKVGRLAFISFVIIDEIL